Below is a window of Colias croceus chromosome 15, ilColCroc2.1 DNA.
TTGCAGAAAATTGATGTCAATGCTTCAATTGACGGCCGGGTACCGCTTCATTATGCTGCCGACTATGGACAGACTGctgttcttaattatttattagataaaggTGCAGATCCTAATGTATGTATTTCATAAGTAATATTGCATTGTGATTTACTTGATTATTCTTTTTCTATTTTAcaattgcataatattttaattgcagaTGGTAGATAAGCATGGCATATCTGTGATCTTAGCAGCTATTTGGGAAGGACATACTGATTGTGTGAAAACCTTATTGAAACATGTGAGATTTTGTGTCATTTATATAGCCATTTGTCTTTACAATTATTCATATTCATTGCAATATATGTATTGAATGATTTGTCATATGTTTTCTAGAACTTCTAGAagtaaatatcataaaaatacatcTTTTGTGTCACTTATCAGaactgcccccctagccaagtggctttctgttagtgTAGcattcaatagaatagactacgaatgtatgagattgacgtaagctgtagacaaacgtatctacagcttacgtcaatctcatacattcgtagtctattctattgaacgctacgctaacagaaagccacttggctaggggggctggatatcattacattatttctatacatagtatatttgtcaaaacataattttttccTGCTGTGTAAATACCCCTCAGTCCTGAATACTTCACTCCAGTATTAGATAGTGTgtttcttataattattatactagcttaccgccagcggcttcgcccgctttgtctagaacctaataaattatatacttaaaccttcctcttgaatcactcttatctattaaaaaaaccgcatcaaaatcgtttgcgtagttttaaagatttaagcatacaaagggacatagggacagagaaagcgactatgttttatactatgtagtgatgaaaCATGTTTCTAACAGGTTACCATGGTGTCTTAAAGTAGTATTATGTCCAGCATGGTGCTAGACAACCTATGTTTTTTTCCACAACATGGTAACCCTCCTGATcagtacattttattaatattatttcctttataattttacagggTGCATCTAAAAATGGTAAGACGCCAGATGGCGCACCATACATTGAAGCTGCAGAAAAAGATGAGATTAAGGAACTCTTAACATAGAAATAGAATAcatctatataaaaatgtatcgtttgcattctataatttttttaatgcattAAATGAGTTATTTTAGAGCAAACAGTAaagttaatatatattattaaatgcatttatttacattcatttatttttataagctcAACATAAGAAAAGAAACATGCATTGACTGCGTCCAttagttttaatatgtattggaAAATTAATGGCCTTCACACTTCATGAAGTCGAATACCTTTGTGTAACTTTACTTTACTCTCTTCATCGCTGACTTCAAGAGGCCTATACTCTTAAATttagcaaataaattattttataataagatgTGTAATCCCAAGAGGGTAagatgtaatttttattgctaaaataaaaaaagtgatattcatatatttgtttatttttttattgttatgacaagtttgtttaatttaagtttagATTTTAGAACATGAAATTCAGACCATccgttttgtttaaaaaagttgcatattattttctatttattggtcataataaatttacattctAAATGATGTCCTTTTCTGTGAGATTAACCCTAATATCTACAAGGTTAGAgaatatttttacacaataCTTCAAtagcatacatattttgttagcataccagaataaataaaaatgactaGAGTTACTACTACAGCAAacttatgttaaataaattcattccCAGATAAATATCTGCATAAAAATCACAGCTTTCACTTTAACGCCACATTCCATCTAcaatataaagataattacaataaaacaaccaTCAAAAAACTTTACAGTCATACATTAAGAATGAACACCAAAATaagacaataaaaaacatgtttattataacataacataaaataaataaaaacaaagaatCACACTTATACATAGTcctgttaatattataaatctccATCCCCTGTTGTATAtttcttgtatttattttttggtgGAGGACAGTAACATGCATTTTTTTGAGCATCCAAATATGATTTACAACCAAGAGTTAAAGTGCCAGTAAATAGTAATTTAGCTGCTCCCTTACAacctgaaaatataatattattatcatcaagCAGTACTTATTCTCCATTGCTctcttatctatactaatattataaagatgaagtgtttgtttgaatgcgctagtCTCAGGAACTTCTagtccgatttcaaaaattatttcagagTAAGATAGCCcatcgaggaagactatatgttatatatatcatcatgctaagaccaacaggagtggagcaatgcAGGTAAAACTGCGGAGAACAGCTagtgtattattaatatagatacatGCTCAAATAAGAATTGTATTGTCACTGAAAAAGTGCACAAAGTATAAGTGAATTAATTCTATCGGTGGGTCAAAATTGAGTCTAAAGGCGCCAGATAATGATAAGgtacatacaggtgaagctctaatacatgtaaaaaaatgtattgtattttgtGTGACTATAATAGTCATTTACCTTTGGTAATTGCATCAGCTGCAACATTAATACTCTTGTACgaatcacaataattataaaggcACCGTTTAAACTCCAAGTCGCAAATTTCTTTGCCGCTATTGCATGTGTCGTAGCAAATGTCATGGGCGTCACAGCATTTGGTCATTTGTTCAATTGGTAAATACTCTGAAGATATATCAAAGCCCAATGAGCCACAGCCATCTGATTTAGGTATGTGGTTTTTGTTACGCACTGGCTTATGACCTGTAATtcgtaaacattatttaacaatacaatattcaaattttattaaactacaatgtatataaatagttaaatactTATACATTTACAGTTTACACAGATTCTATAAAAAGAACGAGACAGAGTTATAATCTGCCATCAATCATTGAAATGTAAATGGGGAAACCCATTAAAACTTCTCAAATTGTCATAAATGCATTAttagtcataataatatgttggaAAGTGTATATTAAGACTAAAAAGACTTCaaataagcataataaaatGTGTGTTCTTCAAAATCTTAAATCATTGTTATTAATGAATTAAGTTACACcactataaaaacaatttcaaaattataagcCCCTGCATATGGAAAcattaatatgatattttgaagttacatattatgtagtttaatACTGATAACTTCACAGGAATAATGATCCAACAACAATTAACACTAATGAGTTcaaagataatttaataggtGATTACTCAttcttaaacaaataaaaatagtaaacatACCTTCTGGACATGTAAATATACAATCTTCTTCCACTGCTGCATCAAAAATATCGTGCAAAGATCTAAATTTTTCAGCAACAGTTATGACATTTTTGAATACATCGCCAAAAACAGACTCTGCTGATAATACTGCATCTTTCAAGTTTCGTAACATCGTTGATCCAATACCCGTATAAGCATAGGCGGCAAAAGTAAGgagataaatgaaaatttttctaTATGGAATATCCATTATGTAAAGTAACTTTATGAATTGATTAGACGATATTGTTATGAGAACTTTGTTATTGGACTAAACATTAACTTAATATTCATGGCCGACTACTGTACACTGACGTGGTCCAATATTTAATAAGACCTTACTGAGTAAGTATTgattataaatagattttgaTGATAATGTATGACTAAAATGAATCCAATTCCAAtttgaaaatgtaatatttttgttgtcaTCTAAATGTCATTACAAAGTAGACATGAcaaatgacattttttttttttttaataatttattcataaccatGGATACAAGTCCTTCAGTCGCAATCTTAAAGTAATTGACAAATGACAACTAACTAAATGTTGCcacttttaacttttattcaaaagaaatagataGGTAGCTGTATGGCTGTTAACATTGGCAGAATGAATCATAAGTCCACACTTATTTAAGGCGACTGAAGTCCCTGGAGCCCAGAGGGATTATGACGGATGACCTTTGTGGAAATTGAAGAAATTGAATGCGTGCACATTAAGGCGGAAACATACTTATTTACATGTCATGGTGTGTTGTGATGCTTACTGTCGTGACGATGTAGCGTTCAAACATGTACATAATGTTTTCTTCTGACTCGGATAGTGATTTTGATGCAGACCTTCAATTTCTCTTAGAAATGTTACTTCttgagaataaaaaaaatttttcgatcGTAAAGCACTCTCTGATGCTTCGCATCGTCGTGCAAAAGAGAAGGTTCATCCTATTTGTTAAGTAGTTAAAACCTTATCGTAAAGACAAAGCTAGTTAAGCTCTTTACACTTGGAGTCTAAAGagaaaatataacttataGTTGACCTACAAGCTCAATAACTTCGTCAGTCTTCGTCTTCGTTACTTTGCATTGGTCCCGCGACTAACACTTTGTATAAAGTTGCTGTCCAATGTCTGTAGACCCTTCGTGTATTGGAAACATAGGAGAGgtttttgatgcagtttttatgtaactatattatatgatACGTATGAATCAGCATGCGAAGTCGAGATCGCTACCAGCTGCTCGCTAATAAATGGGCCATTTTTATGAGGTCTCAAAAgaccttagatcattaagtaatggaTAACACTCGCAGGCGTTTCCCCTTTTGTcgaggtataatattattcgagtcgaaaaatattatgctttCATAAAATCTACTTGCGTAATCGATTACAAACACTCTGCGTATTCGTAAAACATCGAAAGGACGTCTGCGAGTGCTCCGCTAAAAATTCCGTTTTGCACTGTCAAATCTTGCAGAAGCAATTCAAACATGtcgaatattaaaaaagatggAATAACCCTTcatttgtgtatatttttctatttttttaacgtacatttctaattaaatgcaatttcTAATAATCGTCGATGTATCATGTTTACTCGTTCATTGATGCGGCCCCACGAGACTATCAtggaaagaaaatatacaaatttaatctttatgatCTAAAAgataaagttgaatttaaaacgCGATAATGAACCGCATTATTTACGAGACTATCttttaaagaaatacaaatttaatctttatgacgtaagttataaagttgaatttaGAACGATAGCGATATTGAACCGCACTCCCCACAAGACAACTTGGaatgaaatacaaatttaatctttatgaacTTAGGGATagagttgaatttaaaaactcgTCGCTTAAAAGGTCGTAAATTTTTACGACTTTCGtgacacaaattatttttgtgaatgtgTGATGGTGTTTCAATAGTGTGAGTTACCCTCCCCGCACCAAAATCAGCAGAAAGTTGTTAGAACATTTGCCAGCGTACTCCAtccattacttaatgatctaaaaggccctactcacggttcaacacaaccaacaatctgctgaaacaatttgttgcaGTTAACGCGgcagcgcgattgagccgagattggagcaatcacaatacttacgtttcaacacgcacacaatctgctaAGACAATTTGTCtggttgcttccgcgccgatccaattcgcaacatgttgggttacacccccaacgtgccctcaactatactattgACGACACAATCTGTCGGCTCACTACAGATTGTGTCAACAGATTGTTgctgaaattgaatcgtgagtagctAGCTTAAGCAAAAGACGAATGCATGTGGAAGATAacgattaaatatttaaccgGCTCTACTCTTTAGAATATTCAATCTATTCTCAACAAATtcacaaattacatttatatcagaaataaaattcttgTATATTTTAGGAAAAGTACCTAATTACAGTGCGACACAAAAGAGATGACAAAAAATGAGGGCGCCACCGTCGCTCATATAGCAACACTGATACTGCGACGCAAGCAATCTTGatactatagaataaaaatcaaaaaaataaaaagtaataaataccgcgatttaaagttgtttcattcatcatcgtgtaaatttaagacaaaaatacattagtattttaaatgacctacctaggtcaaattttacttaaatgtatttggaATTAGTTTATAGAAATCGGTCAAGCCATTTAGATTGCAGAGGCGCACATAGAATCAAAcatacgaacaaacaaacatacatacatacagctcAAACCTAAGGCTCAAACACATTAGGTACGCTCCTTCTGGGTCCGTcaggtaaaaaaaacaaggtgatttgaaaactacatatttttaattatttattgtagatATTCTCCTTCATTTTTACTCCCTTGCTCCACTATCCTGCGTACTGTGCTTTCAGAAACCCCTATAACAAACGAATTAagatgaataaaatcaaatagtacatttaacatatttatttagtagcttaaaactatttttttttatgtcggaggccaagactcaCTTTGGATCCCTGCGTCCACTCTAGTAAGTAGCAAGTAAGGATTCATAGATAGCTGTATGAAAATAGTTATCACTATACTATTTAAGGCTGGTTGGATTGGATATAACTTCTTGACTCAAATTGTGCTGGtcgcactataaaaactagtttttgtttacatacaaattacctcaaattaaatttcaaaaacgtaATAATCGCCATAGATACGTACATTAAACACTCGTCACTAATggaatattctattttacgtagtactgagcaaaaataaatagaatctCACCGGTATAATCTGCTGTACGTCTGTAAACGTTTTCCAAATATCTTTCTCGTATTTCAGCTTGAAATTATGAGAAACACCgaatgaaaactttatatatggCATCACGGACACCGCTACGTTTAACCTTTTTCATGATTTCTCctttttttagtaaatttattgtttataataacaattttatctcaacttcaccaaataaacaacaaatttttattcaacttgACAGCTGCATTGATAATTCAGGGTTGccagataatgaaaaaaaattagttccaaattaattaatttcatctcttTTATGTCGCACTgtaactaaatttattattttaataaacatgttttcacagttaattattacatattttaagaaatttctattcatattcatatatattaaaaagcatacaagcaatttttaaaatatatttctcagttcagctgcaattaatataataaagcttttcaatttcaattaatataataaaataaattcagcttttcaattaatataataaaataaattgaaatttaatgagttttaaattttattataccgAAAATATAGACAAAATTATGTTGAACGCAACTTTATCAGTCAAAAAAGTTCCGGTGGCCATCTTGGTTTAAAAAGTTAGCCTTTTCCGTTTTGTTGTCGTGAAAATGACGGGCTTTAGCAATAAGGTGAGAgtaaaaattgtgaaaattgaTGAATTACTCACTTGAAAATCATAAGTATCTCTAAAgtgacaaaattattttataaattatgtatttgttcTTAAATTCGAGTGAAAATGTTGTAGTAATATGACTAGTGATGCACGTGTAGTTTTCGGTGGCAAGTGCTTCTTGAAACTGCTAAGATGTAATTATTTCGATTAAGTAATAGCGAAATTACTTTCTTGAACGAATACGAATATGAATACGAAATAACTTAATTATCAGTGTAAATTGCTTTTGTTGTCATTGCTCTCAATGTCTATTTGAGGTTATGTGCGGTGTGTTACATTTCCTGCGCTGCAATGAAAACGTGATGTcgatttttctaaaataaacatttacaatTTCAGGCCATAGTTATCGATGGCCGTGGCCATTTACTCGGCCGCTTGGCTGCCATCATTGCTAAGGTCCTCCTTGAAGGAAACAAAGTTGTTGTTGTAAGATGTGAACAAATTAACATCTCAGGAAACTTCTTCAGGTAAATGTATCCGCATgtctttcatttttcaatagatatttatcaGATTATAAATACTCGAATACTTTTTGACGTAAATTAGTTGTAAAATACCACAAATGcctgatttaatttattcattcaagtgtttttttactaatattcGAACtaatgattatatttttgcaGAAACAAGTTGAAGTTCATGTCATTTTTGCGCAAACGCTGCAATGTGAACCCAGCGCGTGGTCCATTCCACTTCAGAGCGCCATCCAAGATTCTGTGGAAGACTGTCAGaggtaagtttatttataaaattaatcaaactTTTTTAGCCTCAAAATAGAATATATGACACAAACTAAAATCATAAGTTTACTACTTGTACACCAAACatggtaaattattaaaactattatttttactacCTATATCGAAATCATAAAGCTAGGTAATGTTCATAGATTTATAAGCACagtctaatttaatttttgcaaGAATATAACCTTTTGATGTTGCACTCACAAGAGATGAATGCAACAGACATTGTATTCATCTCTTTCCGGACTGTGTTGCATTATAGCTTGAGTTATATGCTGCTCCATTCAAGAGATTGTATCCTAACAGAGTTTAAGTCTATTTTGCCTAGAAGTGGAGACAATAATTGTCacataatgtatttaaaaactgttaaagaaatatttcttTCAATATGCATAGAAATTATTACTTGGTTAATCACCAATTAATaccgaaataaatttaaatcaatttaataaatactagaACAACTAAA
It encodes the following:
- the LOC123697717 gene encoding myotrophin-like translates to MSELVWGIKNGDIDQVKDIVEKQKIDVNASIDGRVPLHYAADYGQTAVLNYLLDKGADPNMVDKHGISVILAAIWEGHTDCVKTLLKHGASKNGKTPDGAPYIEAAEKDEIKELLT
- the LOC123697716 gene encoding group XIIA secretory phospholipase A2; this translates as MDIPYRKIFIYLLTFAAYAYTGIGSTMLRNLKDAVLSAESVFGDVFKNVITVAEKFRSLHDIFDAAVEEDCIFTCPEGHKPVRNKNHIPKSDGCGSLGFDISSEYLPIEQMTKCCDAHDICYDTCNSGKEICDLEFKRCLYNYCDSYKSINVAADAITKGCKGAAKLLFTGTLTLGCKSYLDAQKNACYCPPPKNKYKKYTTGDGDL